In Nostoc sp. CENA543, a single genomic region encodes these proteins:
- the recG gene encoding ATP-dependent DNA helicase RecG has protein sequence MTNDQPDWIRLHKALAVEAENGFTDLVGRQYRFSEFLSLTFGKFPTSLPATERRRWQDMAAQFANYPNLELKERQHLIAETRRYLYQLQKGEGGQGSRGAEEQGRSYKAKVPNSAPLVAEVSRRLAPKIDQKLSDLPEIGIRKADKLAALGLYTVRDLLFYYPRDHIDYARQVNIRELQGGETVTIVATVKRCNCFVSPKNQKLLILELVLKDNTGQIKVGRFWAGARFTSRAWQESLKRRYPVGSVVAACGLVKGSKYGLTLDNPELEVLAHPGDTIESLTMGRVVPIYALTEGVMANMVRQAVIAALPAAAQLKDPLPKGLREKYGLMELKDAIANIHFPDDSDTLQTARRRLVFDEFFYLQLGLLQRQQQAKAIQTSAVLAPKGELIEKFYQVLPFQLTGAQQRVLNDILNDLQKTSPMNRLVQGDVGSGKTVVAVVAILAAIQSGYQAALMAPTEVLAEQHYRKLVSWFNLLHLPVELLTGSTKTAKRREIHSQLITGELPLLVGTHALIQDTVNFRRLGLVVIDEQHRFGVKQRALLQQKGEQPHVLTMTATPIPRTLALTIHGDLDVSQIDELPPGRQAIQTTALISQQRTFAYDLMRREIAQGRQVYVVLPLVEESEKLDLRSAVEEHQKLKETVFPEFQVGLLHGRMSSAEKDEAITKFRDNKTQILVSTTVVEVGVDVPNATVMLIENAERFGLSQLHQLRGRVGRGAAKSYCLLMSSSRSPDAQQRLKVLEQSQDGFFISEMDMRFRGPGEVLGTRQSGVPDFTLASLVEDEEVLILARQAAEKVIELDTSLERWPLMKAELKYRYERLMGGAILT, from the coding sequence ATGACTAACGACCAACCAGATTGGATACGCTTACATAAAGCCTTAGCAGTGGAAGCCGAAAACGGTTTTACTGATTTGGTGGGTAGACAGTATCGCTTCAGTGAATTTCTCAGCCTGACATTTGGGAAATTCCCTACGAGTTTACCAGCAACTGAACGTCGTCGCTGGCAAGACATGGCGGCGCAGTTTGCTAATTATCCCAATCTGGAACTCAAAGAACGTCAGCATTTGATAGCGGAAACACGGCGATATCTTTACCAACTGCAAAAAGGAGAAGGGGGACAGGGGAGCAGGGGAGCAGAGGAGCAAGGGAGGAGTTATAAGGCGAAAGTTCCTAATTCTGCACCACTTGTAGCTGAAGTTAGTCGGAGGTTAGCCCCCAAAATTGACCAAAAACTTAGCGATTTACCAGAAATAGGGATTCGGAAAGCTGATAAGTTGGCGGCTTTGGGTTTGTATACTGTACGCGATTTACTGTTTTACTATCCCCGTGACCATATTGACTATGCCCGACAAGTGAATATTCGGGAGTTGCAAGGGGGTGAAACGGTGACAATTGTGGCGACAGTTAAGCGTTGCAACTGCTTTGTCAGCCCCAAAAATCAAAAATTATTGATTTTAGAATTAGTTCTCAAAGATAATACGGGTCAAATCAAAGTCGGTCGTTTTTGGGCAGGTGCGAGGTTTACTAGTCGTGCTTGGCAAGAAAGTTTAAAACGCCGCTACCCTGTAGGAAGTGTAGTAGCAGCTTGTGGGTTAGTTAAAGGCAGTAAATACGGCTTAACTTTAGATAACCCTGAGTTAGAGGTTTTGGCACATCCAGGGGATACGATTGAATCGCTGACAATGGGGCGAGTAGTACCGATTTACGCACTCACCGAGGGAGTGATGGCGAATATGGTACGACAGGCGGTAATTGCAGCTTTACCTGCGGCCGCGCAATTAAAAGACCCCTTACCCAAAGGTTTGCGGGAAAAGTATGGTTTGATGGAATTAAAGGATGCGATCGCAAATATCCATTTTCCTGACGATAGCGATACTCTGCAAACTGCCCGTCGCCGCCTCGTATTTGATGAATTTTTCTATCTGCAACTGGGTTTACTACAACGCCAACAACAAGCTAAAGCCATTCAGACTAGTGCAGTGCTTGCACCCAAAGGTGAATTAATCGAGAAATTCTACCAAGTCCTACCATTTCAATTGACTGGCGCACAACAACGCGTCCTCAACGATATTCTCAACGACCTACAAAAAACCTCACCAATGAATCGGTTAGTACAGGGTGATGTGGGTTCAGGTAAAACTGTTGTGGCTGTGGTAGCAATTTTAGCCGCCATTCAATCTGGCTATCAAGCTGCATTAATGGCTCCAACAGAAGTTTTAGCAGAACAGCATTATCGTAAATTAGTTAGCTGGTTTAACTTATTACATTTACCAGTGGAATTACTTACGGGTTCAACTAAAACTGCCAAACGGCGGGAAATTCATTCCCAATTAATCACCGGCGAATTACCTTTATTGGTAGGAACTCACGCCTTAATTCAAGACACCGTAAATTTTCGGCGACTAGGGTTAGTGGTAATTGACGAACAGCACCGATTTGGAGTCAAACAACGGGCGTTGTTACAACAAAAAGGCGAACAACCCCATGTATTAACCATGACTGCTACCCCCATTCCCCGGACATTAGCACTAACTATACACGGGGATTTGGATGTCAGCCAGATTGATGAGTTACCACCGGGACGACAAGCCATTCAAACTACAGCCCTAATCAGTCAACAGCGCACCTTTGCTTATGACTTAATGCGGCGAGAAATTGCCCAAGGTCGGCAGGTTTATGTAGTCTTGCCATTGGTAGAAGAATCAGAGAAACTAGACTTGCGATCGGCTGTAGAAGAACACCAAAAGCTCAAAGAAACGGTGTTTCCCGAATTTCAAGTTGGGTTGCTGCATGGGCGTATGAGTTCAGCCGAGAAAGACGAAGCCATTACCAAATTTCGGGATAATAAAACGCAGATTTTAGTTTCTACCACGGTTGTAGAAGTTGGTGTAGATGTGCCTAATGCCACAGTCATGCTCATTGAAAATGCAGAGCGTTTTGGTTTATCTCAACTACATCAATTGCGGGGAAGAGTAGGACGGGGTGCAGCAAAATCCTACTGTTTATTAATGAGTAGTTCCAGAAGTCCCGATGCTCAACAAAGACTAAAAGTATTGGAACAGTCTCAAGACGGCTTCTTCATCTCCGAAATGGATATGCGGTTTCGCGGGCCGGGAGAAGTATTAGGAACTCGCCAATCTGGTGTGCCTGATTTTACCTTAGCTAGTTTGGTAGAAGACGAAGAAGTATTAATATTAGCCAGACAAGCAGCCGAAAAAGTTATAGAACTAGATACTAGTTTAGAGCGTTGGCCTTTAATGAAAGCCGAGTTGAAGTATCGCTATGAACGCTTAATGGGTGGTGCGATTCTAACTTAG
- the tsf gene encoding translation elongation factor Ts has protein sequence MAEISAKLVQELRQKTGAGMMDCKKALKETDGNVEEAIDWLRKKGIASAGKKSDRIAAEGLVETFVQPGGKVGVLIEVNCQTDFVARNDAFKALVKNLAQQAATADSLESLLAQPYIEDNSVTVDEFIKQSIANLGENIQVRRFVNFAIQDTPGVVDSYIHTGGRVGVLVEVNSKSEAPTTNEDFQSLARNSAMQVAACPNVEYVSVDNIPAEVVQKEKDVEMGKEDLANKPENIREKIVQGRIEKRLKEMTLLDQPYIRDQSISVEELVKQVKAKVGEDVTVSRFVRYILGEGIEKQESNFAEEVAAQMGAK, from the coding sequence ATGGCGGAAATATCTGCAAAACTCGTCCAAGAGCTACGCCAAAAAACTGGTGCAGGCATGATGGACTGTAAAAAGGCGTTGAAAGAAACTGACGGCAATGTCGAAGAAGCTATAGACTGGCTACGGAAAAAAGGTATCGCCTCTGCGGGTAAAAAAAGCGATCGCATTGCGGCTGAAGGTTTGGTAGAAACCTTCGTTCAGCCCGGCGGCAAAGTAGGTGTACTCATAGAAGTCAATTGCCAAACAGATTTTGTTGCCCGTAACGATGCTTTTAAAGCCCTAGTTAAGAATCTAGCCCAGCAAGCAGCAACAGCTGATAGTTTGGAATCTTTGCTGGCTCAACCTTACATCGAAGATAACAGCGTCACTGTAGATGAATTCATCAAGCAAAGCATTGCTAACTTAGGTGAAAACATTCAAGTACGTCGCTTTGTGAATTTTGCTATCCAAGACACACCAGGAGTAGTAGACAGCTACATCCACACTGGCGGTAGAGTTGGTGTATTGGTTGAGGTTAACTCTAAATCAGAAGCACCCACTACTAACGAGGACTTCCAATCCTTGGCACGGAACTCAGCTATGCAAGTAGCTGCTTGTCCCAACGTTGAGTATGTCAGCGTAGACAACATTCCTGCCGAAGTTGTCCAAAAAGAAAAAGATGTCGAAATGGGCAAGGAAGACTTGGCTAACAAACCAGAAAACATCAGAGAAAAAATCGTTCAGGGGCGAATTGAAAAGCGTCTGAAAGAGATGACCTTGCTAGACCAACCTTACATTCGCGACCAAAGTATTTCTGTAGAAGAATTAGTCAAGCAAGTGAAAGCGAAAGTTGGTGAAGATGTGACTGTGAGCCGTTTCGTGCGCTACATCTTAGGTGAAGGTATTGAAAAACAAGAAAGTAACTTTGCTGAAGAAGTAGCAGCTCAAATGGGTGCTAAGTAG
- the rpsB gene encoding 30S ribosomal protein S2 — protein MPVVSLAQMMESGVHFGHQTRRWNPKMSPYIYTARNGVHIIDLVQTAQLMDEAYNYMRSQAEQGKKFLFVGTKRQAAGIIAQEAARCGSHYINQRWLGGMLTNWATIKTRVDRLKDLERREENGALDLLPKKEASMLRREMAKLQKYLGGIKTMRKVPDVVVIVDQRREYNAVQECQKLSIPIVSMLDTNCDPDVVDIPIPANDDAIRSIKLIVGKLADAIYEGRHGQLDAEEEYEDYEGAEEEYDYEESDYSEFASDDEEE, from the coding sequence ATGCCAGTTGTTTCATTGGCTCAAATGATGGAGTCAGGAGTTCACTTTGGGCATCAGACCCGACGTTGGAATCCTAAAATGTCTCCATACATTTACACTGCGCGTAATGGTGTACATATCATCGATTTGGTGCAAACAGCCCAATTGATGGATGAAGCGTATAACTATATGCGATCGCAGGCGGAGCAAGGTAAAAAGTTTCTCTTTGTCGGCACAAAACGGCAAGCAGCAGGGATTATTGCCCAAGAAGCTGCCCGTTGTGGTTCTCACTATATCAACCAACGCTGGCTGGGTGGAATGCTCACCAACTGGGCAACTATCAAAACCAGAGTAGACCGCCTGAAAGATTTGGAACGGCGGGAAGAAAACGGTGCGTTAGATTTATTGCCCAAGAAAGAAGCATCAATGCTGCGTCGCGAGATGGCGAAGCTGCAAAAATATTTGGGTGGTATTAAAACCATGCGGAAAGTTCCTGATGTAGTGGTAATTGTTGACCAGCGTCGGGAATATAACGCTGTGCAAGAATGCCAAAAACTCTCCATCCCCATCGTCTCTATGCTGGATACAAATTGTGATCCAGATGTAGTAGATATTCCCATCCCAGCTAATGACGACGCAATCAGATCAATTAAATTGATCGTGGGCAAATTAGCCGATGCTATTTATGAAGGTCGTCACGGTCAGCTAGATGCAGAGGAAGAATACGAAGATTACGAAGGTGCTGAGGAAGAGTACGATTACGAAGAAAGTGATTACAGTGAGTTTGCTTCCGACGACGAAGAAGAATAA
- a CDS encoding glycosyltransferase family 2 protein, producing the protein MGSCVVGETVFISVVIPTYNRQPILEKCLRALEMQQLSASSVVGNYEIVLVDDGSTDGTLDWLTAHKEEFPHVRWFEQDHAGPAAARNLGVEQAQGDIIIFIDSDLVVLENFLQAHADALVQGKEKLGSDRFFTYGAVINTCNFDNPTAEPYKITDFSAAFFATGNVAIPKHWLEQAGLFDTGFQLYGWEDLELGVRLKNLGLKLIKCPAAVGYHWHPPFNLEQIPNLIEKEIQRGRMGVLFYQKHPTWEVKMMIQMTWIHRLLWGILSLNGALNERTMKPLLQWLIDSGKPQLALEIARIFLNWYNVKGVYEAYAQLSAEC; encoded by the coding sequence ATGGGTAGTTGTGTTGTGGGTGAGACTGTGTTTATCAGCGTTGTGATACCAACTTATAATCGCCAGCCGATTCTAGAAAAATGCTTGCGAGCCTTAGAAATGCAGCAACTCAGCGCGTCAAGCGTTGTGGGTAATTATGAAATTGTCTTAGTGGATGATGGTTCTACTGACGGTACGCTAGATTGGTTAACAGCACATAAAGAAGAATTTCCCCATGTGCGTTGGTTTGAGCAAGACCATGCCGGCCCGGCGGCGGCGCGGAATTTGGGTGTAGAACAGGCACAAGGGGACATCATTATATTTATAGATAGTGATTTAGTAGTCCTAGAAAACTTCCTGCAAGCTCATGCAGACGCGTTAGTGCAGGGTAAAGAGAAATTGGGGAGCGATCGCTTTTTTACTTACGGTGCAGTTATTAATACTTGTAATTTCGACAATCCCACCGCCGAACCCTATAAAATCACAGATTTCTCCGCAGCCTTTTTCGCCACAGGTAATGTCGCCATCCCTAAACACTGGCTAGAACAAGCCGGATTATTTGACACAGGCTTTCAACTCTACGGCTGGGAAGACTTAGAACTAGGTGTCAGACTCAAAAACCTGGGTTTGAAACTGATTAAGTGTCCCGCCGCCGTCGGTTATCATTGGCATCCCCCATTTAACTTAGAGCAAATCCCCAACCTCATCGAAAAAGAAATTCAACGGGGAAGGATGGGAGTTTTGTTTTATCAAAAGCATCCCACCTGGGAAGTCAAAATGATGATTCAAATGACCTGGATACATCGTTTATTGTGGGGAATTCTTTCCCTCAACGGCGCATTAAATGAACGCACCATGAAACCGTTGTTACAGTGGTTGATTGATTCCGGTAAACCCCAGCTAGCTTTAGAAATCGCCCGAATTTTCCTCAACTGGTACAACGTCAAGGGTGTGTATGAGGCTTATGCTCAATTGAGTGCTGAGTGCTGA
- a CDS encoding PhoX family phosphatase, with the protein MKGRFHPKNNVTLNPSRNESIRDVIDRVSMSRRRFIMTAASASVLTVVGEVSLGGFLQSVEAAPIPKGTGFGGIGFKSVPPNLFNPTTGVLEKDLVSVPEGYTAKVLFAWGDPIMPGAPTWLADASQDAAAQAMQVGMHHDGMHYFPLSPGNVVGRTVSSQARSLRSFLNQDINNGLLCVNHEYTHESILHGSEGLSPVTIQKVRKSQAAHGVSVVEITKQGNDWTYKPNSPYGRRITGNTEMRVSGPAAGSDLLKSKKFNITPSGSVDTGTFNDGYTAYGTLNNCANGYTPWGTYLTCEENWNGYFGHNGEALVSTPGIEDAEIVKDQNRYGLASGGFGYRWHEVDPRFNYRTNPLEPHLFGWVVEIDPYDPQSKPVKRTALGRFKHESAQVVVDDNNHVAFYMGDDERNEYIYKFVCAQKLNPGNPAANRDLLDNGVLYVAKFNSDGTGQWLPLVYRQNGLTPENGFRSQAEVLVKTRQAADIVGATMMDRPEWTAVRPRIGGYKEIEVYCTLTNNNRRGTNPVSSNNPNGTTTAGAARPPVDAANPRPDNRYGHIIRWREDGRAVTATTFKWDIFVEAGDKTRTEANLKGNINGDDFSSPDGLWFDDFGRLWIQTDQAGDGRGSTINNVPELINIGSNAMFCADPNTKQVRRFLTSPTDCEVTGITSTPDGKAMFINIQHPGDSGTTANPTLSSNWPFSQGYGLPGRPRSATVVITRNDGGVVGAL; encoded by the coding sequence ATGAAGGGACGCTTTCACCCCAAAAATAACGTGACGCTTAACCCATCTCGTAACGAATCAATTCGTGATGTGATTGATCGCGTCAGCATGAGTCGTCGGCGGTTCATTATGACGGCAGCTAGTGCGTCGGTGCTAACTGTGGTAGGTGAAGTTTCTCTGGGAGGCTTTCTCCAGAGTGTTGAAGCCGCTCCAATTCCCAAGGGGACAGGATTTGGTGGTATTGGCTTTAAGAGTGTTCCACCGAATCTATTCAATCCAACTACAGGAGTTCTAGAAAAGGATCTTGTTAGTGTTCCTGAAGGTTATACAGCTAAAGTATTGTTTGCTTGGGGAGATCCCATCATGCCTGGCGCACCAACTTGGTTAGCAGATGCTTCCCAAGATGCTGCTGCTCAAGCAATGCAAGTGGGGATGCACCATGATGGTATGCACTACTTTCCTCTATCACCAGGCAATGTAGTTGGTCGGACAGTCAGTTCCCAGGCAAGATCATTAAGAAGCTTTTTAAATCAGGACATAAATAATGGTTTGCTGTGCGTGAACCATGAGTATACCCACGAATCAATTCTGCATGGTTCTGAAGGTTTGAGTCCAGTGACAATCCAGAAAGTGCGGAAGTCTCAAGCTGCTCATGGTGTTTCTGTTGTAGAAATCACTAAACAAGGCAATGATTGGACTTATAAGCCCAATTCGCCCTATGGTCGTCGCATTACTGGTAATACCGAGATGCGAGTTTCTGGGCCTGCTGCTGGTAGTGATCTGTTGAAGTCGAAGAAATTTAACATTACTCCCAGTGGTTCAGTTGATACTGGAACTTTCAACGATGGTTACACCGCATACGGTACGCTGAATAACTGCGCTAACGGGTACACTCCTTGGGGTACTTACTTAACTTGTGAAGAAAACTGGAATGGCTACTTTGGACACAATGGTGAAGCTTTAGTTTCCACACCAGGAATTGAAGACGCGGAAATTGTCAAAGACCAAAATCGTTACGGTCTAGCAAGCGGTGGGTTCGGTTATCGTTGGCATGAGGTTGATCCACGCTTCAATTACCGCACTAACCCCCTTGAACCCCATTTATTTGGTTGGGTAGTCGAGATTGATCCATACGACCCTCAAAGTAAACCAGTTAAGCGTACTGCTCTTGGCCGATTCAAACACGAAAGCGCACAAGTTGTTGTGGATGACAATAATCATGTAGCTTTCTATATGGGTGATGATGAACGCAACGAATATATTTACAAGTTTGTTTGCGCCCAAAAATTAAACCCTGGTAATCCTGCGGCTAACCGTGATTTGCTTGACAATGGAGTTTTGTACGTTGCTAAATTTAATAGCGATGGTACTGGTCAGTGGCTACCTTTGGTCTATCGTCAAAATGGTTTGACACCAGAAAACGGTTTTAGAAGCCAAGCTGAGGTTCTAGTTAAGACTCGTCAGGCGGCGGATATAGTCGGCGCAACGATGATGGATAGGCCAGAGTGGACAGCAGTGCGTCCTCGAATTGGTGGATATAAAGAGATTGAAGTCTACTGCACATTAACCAACAATAATCGTCGTGGTACAAACCCAGTCTCTTCTAACAACCCCAATGGTACAACAACAGCAGGTGCTGCTCGTCCTCCTGTTGATGCTGCTAATCCCCGTCCTGATAACCGCTACGGTCATATTATTCGCTGGCGTGAAGATGGACGTGCTGTTACAGCAACAACTTTCAAATGGGATATTTTTGTTGAAGCTGGCGACAAAACCAGAACAGAAGCCAATCTCAAGGGCAATATTAATGGTGATGATTTCAGTTCACCTGATGGTTTGTGGTTTGATGACTTTGGTCGTCTTTGGATTCAGACTGATCAAGCAGGTGATGGTCGTGGTAGCACAATCAATAATGTTCCTGAACTAATCAACATTGGTAGCAACGCTATGTTTTGTGCTGATCCCAACACCAAACAGGTGAGACGCTTCTTAACTAGTCCTACAGATTGTGAGGTAACTGGTATTACTAGCACACCTGATGGTAAAGCGATGTTCATCAATATTCAGCATCCTGGTGATAGTGGAACTACCGCAAATCCCACATTATCTAGTAACTGGCCTTTCAGCCAAGGTTATGGTTTACCTGGTCGTCCCCGTTCTGCAACGGTAGTTATTACCCGCAATGATGGTGGTGTCGTTGGGGCTTTGTAA
- a CDS encoding PEP-CTERM sorting domain-containing protein produces the protein MTLGKNLGLATIATAISVAAIASKPAQAAIVNYNFTVNTSAAQYFGSVKYEDSFLTGLGLETLGVENGLKVTFNYLGNNYTEADDVDFANYPVVTFDAGKFQGLTYFVADQFLIASDPSTPEIGGNNFYTISNSVNTTLAGTVTYTKVPEPFAVGGTAIATTLGLWMKRKKKAALAG, from the coding sequence ATGACATTAGGTAAAAACTTAGGCCTTGCTACTATTGCAACAGCCATTTCCGTAGCTGCGATCGCATCTAAACCAGCACAAGCAGCTATTGTAAATTACAATTTCACAGTCAATACTAGTGCTGCTCAATATTTTGGCTCGGTTAAATACGAGGACTCATTTTTAACCGGTTTAGGGTTGGAAACATTAGGGGTAGAAAATGGACTCAAAGTCACATTCAATTATCTAGGAAATAACTATACAGAAGCCGATGATGTTGATTTTGCTAATTATCCCGTAGTCACTTTTGATGCAGGTAAATTCCAAGGACTGACTTATTTTGTAGCTGATCAGTTTCTCATCGCTAGTGACCCCAGCACCCCAGAGATAGGAGGAAACAACTTTTACACAATCAGCAACTCAGTCAATACAACCCTAGCAGGTACAGTAACTTACACCAAAGTACCAGAACCATTTGCTGTGGGTGGAACTGCGATCGCTACTACTTTAGGACTATGGATGAAACGTAAGAAAAAAGCAGCCTTAGCAGGCTAA
- a CDS encoding protealysin inhibitor emfourin, protein MQVYLERTGGFTGISKTICVDTNKLPNPTAEELSKLVASADFFRLPEQIIPEHAQCDRFQYRLTVENHGQQHTVIVSETALTNTLRTLIEYLNQLQISQ, encoded by the coding sequence ATGCAAGTATATTTAGAACGCACGGGGGGTTTTACTGGAATTAGTAAAACTATCTGTGTTGACACTAATAAACTACCGAATCCGACAGCAGAGGAATTATCAAAACTTGTCGCCTCAGCAGATTTTTTCCGACTACCTGAACAAATAATTCCTGAGCATGCCCAGTGCGATCGCTTTCAATATAGACTCACTGTAGAAAATCATGGTCAGCAACACACAGTGATTGTTAGTGAAACTGCGCTCACTAACACCTTAAGAACTCTTATTGAATACTTGAATCAGTTACAAATATCTCAATAG
- a CDS encoding cobalamin-binding protein gives MQNSHIRIVSLIPGGTEILAALGLTDYVVGRSHECDYPPEITDRPICTQARIDSNTPSEQIHDQINNLLQSALSIYQVKTEILEQLQPTHILTQDQCNVCAVSLQEVEKAVAELTQSSPQVVSLQPNLLEDVWNDIERVAGIFNVDAVQLLENLEARVKICQQKIQGLSLVEFPTVACIEWTNPLMVGANWIPELTNLAGGQSLFCVTGQPSPYVQWENLLISNPDVIIFMPCGFDLNRTRQEAELFAQHQDWQQLHAMKSGRVYITDGNAYFNRPGPRLVDSLEIMAEILHPEIFDYGYKGKAWERL, from the coding sequence ATGCAGAATTCTCATATCAGAATTGTTTCTCTAATTCCCGGTGGAACAGAGATTTTAGCAGCCTTGGGTTTAACAGATTATGTGGTTGGGCGATCGCACGAATGCGACTATCCTCCGGAAATTACAGACCGCCCTATTTGTACCCAAGCGCGTATAGATAGTAATACCCCCAGTGAGCAAATCCACGATCAGATAAACAATTTGCTACAGTCTGCTCTTAGTATTTACCAAGTCAAAACCGAGATTTTAGAACAATTGCAGCCTACTCATATCTTGACTCAAGATCAGTGTAATGTTTGCGCCGTCAGCTTACAAGAAGTAGAAAAGGCTGTGGCTGAACTGACTCAAAGCTCACCGCAAGTCGTTTCTTTACAGCCTAATCTGCTAGAAGACGTTTGGAATGACATTGAACGTGTAGCGGGTATCTTTAATGTCGATGCTGTTCAACTCTTAGAAAACTTAGAAGCCCGCGTTAAAATTTGTCAACAAAAAATTCAAGGTCTGTCTCTGGTAGAATTCCCGACTGTCGCCTGTATTGAATGGACAAACCCCCTGATGGTAGGGGCTAATTGGATTCCTGAACTCACCAATTTAGCTGGAGGACAATCATTATTTTGTGTTACAGGTCAACCATCTCCCTACGTGCAATGGGAAAACCTATTGATTAGTAACCCAGATGTGATCATTTTTATGCCTTGTGGTTTTGACTTAAATCGCACCCGTCAAGAAGCGGAATTATTCGCCCAGCACCAAGACTGGCAACAACTCCATGCGATGAAAAGCGGTAGAGTCTACATCACCGATGGCAATGCCTACTTTAACCGTCCTGGCCCCAGACTGGTAGATTCTCTAGAAATTATGGCAGAAATCCTACATCCAGAGATTTTTGATTACGGTTACAAAGGAAAAGCCTGGGAGAGACTGTAA